One Methanobacteriaceae archaeon genomic region harbors:
- a CDS encoding DUF4391 domain-containing protein: MAQIEEFLDIPASCEVGNVIFKKLFYDNMELKKADRDIFIKYVDKIRWCYSLKENNINIKKFKDEKLEYDEIEFINVYLKAPNKLKRLADIIMRTIPYPMVLTFEYENQIRLFTGHQRINLADSTKNTIDEYIFTDWINLDNLDEADQKLFEDLKLKNLSFTNFYTFYNDIIENIIQYNVSKLSGGSSELPIDEMKAIYDEVNRIDYEIEFIKGQMKKETQFNHNVKLNIKIRRLKDKREELRGRLS; this comes from the coding sequence ATGGCCCAAATAGAAGAATTCCTGGATATTCCAGCTAGCTGTGAAGTAGGTAATGTCATCTTCAAAAAATTATTTTATGATAACATGGAGCTTAAGAAAGCTGATCGGGATATTTTCATTAAATATGTGGATAAAATAAGATGGTGCTACTCCTTAAAAGAGAATAATATCAATATTAAAAAATTTAAAGATGAAAAACTGGAATATGATGAAATAGAGTTTATAAATGTTTATCTAAAAGCCCCGAATAAATTAAAAAGATTGGCTGATATTATAATGCGAACCATACCTTATCCTATGGTCCTTACTTTTGAATATGAAAATCAAATAAGATTATTCACTGGCCACCAACGGATTAACCTAGCAGATAGTACTAAAAACACCATTGATGAATATATTTTCACCGACTGGATAAATCTAGATAATTTAGATGAAGCAGATCAAAAGCTGTTCGAAGACCTTAAATTAAAGAATCTGAGTTTCACTAACTTTTATACCTTTTATAATGATATTATTGAGAATATAATCCAATATAATGTTTCTAAATTATCTGGTGGAAGTTCAGAACTTCCAATTGATGAGATGAAGGCCATTTATGATGAAGTTAATAGAATTGATTATGAAATTGAATTTATTAAAGGCCAGATGAAGAAAGAAACTCAGTTTAATCATAATGTAAAATTGAATATAAAAATTAGAAGATTGAAAGACAAAAGGGAAGAATTAAGGGGTAGGTTGAGTTAA
- a CDS encoding DUF365 domain-containing protein yields MEKEIKGVTHPIPTDYAERIYKKGKTVFVGKSHLGRVSKGDKFIIYESHGAKAYTGWADVIQVVKMKPSDILKNYENQLMLTTEEFKEYSKGRNDMNIIEFENFQLFNKKVVPKRFIAIGGKYIYEDEFKMIVKNKG; encoded by the coding sequence ATGGAAAAAGAAATAAAAGGGGTTACACATCCCATACCGACAGATTATGCAGAAAGGATATATAAAAAGGGAAAAACTGTTTTTGTAGGAAAATCACATCTGGGAAGAGTCTCTAAAGGAGATAAATTCATTATCTATGAATCCCATGGGGCCAAGGCATATACTGGATGGGCCGATGTAATCCAGGTAGTTAAAATGAAGCCATCTGATATTTTAAAAAATTATGAAAATCAATTAATGTTAACTACTGAAGAATTTAAGGAATATTCTAAAGGAAGAAATGATATGAATATCATTGAATTTGAAAACTTCCAATTGTTCAATAAAAAAGTGGTTCCTAAACGATTCATTGCCATTGGTGGTAAATACATCTATGAAGACGAATTCAAGATGATTGTGAAAAATAAGGGATGA
- the rhuM gene encoding RhuM family protein — MSSNLPNMQTNTIVLYKGNEGAATVEVLLKDETMWLTQKTMAELFNVNSQAITRHLSNIFSDNELDETSTCSIFEQVQKEGNRNIKRKLKFYNLDAIIAVGYRVNSKQATQFRIWATQFRIWTTQTLKEYIIKGFVLDDELLKNSTRFGKDYFDELLDRIKEIRASERRFYQKITDIYSQCSHDYDKDSELTRTFYATVQNKLHWAITEHTAAELIIGQANHNKKNMGLTNWKNSPEGKILKKDV; from the coding sequence ATGAGTTCTAATCTGCCGAATATGCAAACAAATACCATAGTTCTTTATAAAGGAAATGAAGGTGCAGCTACCGTTGAAGTACTTTTAAAAGATGAAACTATGTGGCTAACCCAAAAAACAATGGCAGAATTATTTAATGTTAACAGTCAGGCCATCACCAGGCATTTATCCAATATTTTCTCAGATAATGAATTAGATGAAACCTCAACTTGTTCCATTTTTGAACAAGTTCAAAAGGAAGGTAATCGAAACATTAAACGAAAACTGAAATTCTACAATCTAGATGCCATAATCGCCGTCGGCTATCGGGTAAACTCTAAACAGGCCACCCAATTTCGTATATGGGCCACCCAATTTCGTATATGGACCACCCAAACTTTAAAAGAATACATCATTAAGGGTTTTGTCCTGGATGACGAACTCTTAAAAAACAGTACCCGATTTGGCAAAGATTATTTTGATGAATTATTAGATCGTATAAAAGAAATAAGGGCTAGTGAAAGAAGATTTTATCAAAAAATTACGGATATTTATTCCCAATGTAGTCATGATTATGATAAAGATTCAGAATTAACTAGAACTTTTTATGCAACTGTTCAAAATAAATTGCATTGGGCCATAACTGAACATACAGCGGCAGAATTAATTATAGGCCAGGCCAATCATAATAAAAAGAATATGGGCCTTACCAACTGGAAAAACTCACCAGAAGGTAAAATCTTAAAAAAAGACGTATAA
- a CDS encoding DUF1802 family protein has translation METITKCLNEWNATLEALGQGKQTILIRKYNTSVEKFLLYPTTSYAAKDDFLDSFKKDQYGFVVENALPKEDGDKKEVKYFATVEKIIEKPSSRIGTLNKFHIWTNEHVKSYIGSGKAYIWVLRVYELEKPVMVDRTKGLLYANVDQEVSLERIKPILSDNEFNKIKNNL, from the coding sequence ATGGAAACAATAACTAAATGTCTAAATGAATGGAATGCCACTTTAGAGGCCCTAGGCCAAGGGAAACAAACTATTCTAATTAGAAAATACAATACTTCTGTGGAAAAGTTTCTTTTATATCCTACTACCAGCTATGCAGCTAAAGATGATTTCTTAGACAGTTTTAAGAAGGACCAATATGGATTCGTAGTGGAAAATGCCCTGCCTAAAGAAGATGGAGATAAAAAAGAAGTCAAATACTTTGCCACCGTGGAAAAAATAATTGAAAAACCATCTTCCAGAATAGGAACACTTAATAAATTCCACATCTGGACCAATGAACATGTTAAATCATATATTGGTTCTGGTAAGGCCTATATCTGGGTTTTAAGAGTTTATGAATTAGAAAAACCTGTTATGGTGGATAGGACTAAAGGCCTGCTTTATGCTAATGTTGATCAAGAAGTATCTTTAGAACGAATTAAACCGATTTTATCGGATAATGAGTTTAATAAAATAAAAAATAATCTATAA
- a CDS encoding helicase-related protein: MKPPKMLDNKKNGAVHEELRENLKKDSKLSVISAYFTMYAYFELRKELGKIDNMRFIFTKPSFLKKDNEQVREYFIDKNNETEIFGNDFELKLRNEMKQGHIAKECAEWLKNKTEIKSFKKANTAQPRMVYVENGEDHTLISGSVDFTTDGLGITPSDRSDFNMCTYGKEATHFYLQNFNDLWNDEDALEDVKDKVLDQMQVMYKENPADFIYYVTMYNIFYEYLDELTEENIVKTRTGFKDTEIWNKLYKFQKDAVIGAIDKIEKHNGCIVADSVGLGKTFTALAIIKYYELRNDRVLVLVPKKLRENWSIYTQNDKRNLFIDDRFNFDVLNHTDLSREGGVSGEINLKTINWSNYDLIVIDESHNFRNNPSFKDRVTRYERMMDEVIKAGVKTKILMLSATPVNNRMNDIKNQIAFITENNDHAFGDVGLKSIENILRKAQMVFNQWSELLDEDRTGEAFVDMMDLNYFKLLDTITIARSRKHIEKYYNLDEIGRFPIRRPPINQYSDIDVYGVFPPLSELNLNIKRLNLAIYSPILYLMPDKREAYSEKYDMAVGEGHTVFKQSDRERQVVNLMRINMLKRMESSIHSFKLTISTLLEKIDDVLYKIDTHDINYDPQIDISLIDPDEEEYDDMMFGKKKKVLFKDMDIIKWKQDLLADKDKLGRILHEAEQITPDRDSKLQDLKEKIESKIKNPINHNNKKILIFTAFADTANYLYENLHEWAFKNHQIHSALVTGSDVNKCTLKEVRSTDINDILTNFSPISKERSKINDTIKEEIDILIGTDCISEGQNLQDCDYLINYDIHWNPVRIIQRFGRIDRIGSTNNEIQLVNFWPNLELDEYINLKGRVESKMVMVDVSATGEENIIENGARKKMNDLEYRRKQLKRLQNEVIDLEDVSGGISITDLTFNDFKIDLMEYMKDNRKLLDEAPSGIYSIVRIEGELRKTIKPGVIFVLKQVKGYEETKDQNALFPHYMVYVGEDGSAELNYNQVKKIMDYYKKLCSDKKEVFPDLIQEFNKETQDGRDMGKYSDLLESAIENILGKKEEAGVASLFSKGGTTPVKNSISGLEEFELVTFLILK; this comes from the coding sequence TTGAAACCACCAAAAATGTTGGATAACAAAAAAAATGGGGCGGTGCACGAAGAGTTACGTGAAAACCTTAAAAAAGATTCTAAACTTTCTGTAATCTCTGCTTATTTTACCATGTATGCCTATTTTGAGCTAAGGAAAGAACTAGGTAAAATTGACAATATGCGATTTATTTTTACTAAACCTAGTTTCTTAAAAAAGGATAATGAGCAAGTAAGGGAATATTTCATTGATAAAAATAATGAAACAGAAATATTTGGAAATGATTTTGAATTAAAACTGCGCAATGAAATGAAACAGGGCCATATCGCCAAAGAATGTGCAGAATGGCTAAAAAATAAAACAGAAATCAAATCATTTAAAAAAGCCAATACTGCTCAACCTAGAATGGTTTATGTTGAAAATGGTGAAGATCATACTTTAATTAGCGGTAGTGTTGATTTTACTACTGATGGATTAGGAATTACTCCTTCTGATCGTTCTGATTTTAATATGTGTACCTATGGGAAAGAGGCAACTCATTTTTATCTTCAAAACTTTAATGATTTATGGAATGATGAAGATGCATTAGAAGATGTTAAAGATAAGGTCCTAGATCAGATGCAGGTAATGTATAAAGAAAATCCTGCTGATTTTATTTATTATGTAACTATGTACAATATTTTCTACGAGTACCTTGATGAACTAACTGAAGAAAATATTGTTAAAACCCGTACTGGCTTTAAAGACACAGAAATATGGAATAAATTATATAAATTCCAAAAAGATGCAGTTATTGGGGCCATAGACAAAATTGAAAAACATAATGGGTGCATTGTGGCAGATAGTGTTGGTTTAGGAAAAACTTTCACTGCACTAGCCATTATCAAATATTATGAGCTTAGAAATGATAGAGTACTGGTTTTAGTACCTAAAAAGCTCAGGGAAAACTGGTCCATTTACACCCAAAATGATAAGAGAAATCTTTTCATTGATGATAGATTTAATTTTGATGTTTTAAATCACACTGATTTAAGCCGAGAAGGTGGGGTTTCCGGTGAAATCAACCTTAAAACAATTAACTGGTCTAATTATGATTTAATTGTTATTGATGAGTCTCATAACTTCCGTAATAATCCATCATTTAAAGATAGAGTCACTCGTTATGAGCGAATGATGGATGAGGTCATAAAAGCGGGGGTTAAAACAAAGATTTTAATGCTTTCTGCCACCCCAGTTAACAACCGTATGAATGATATTAAGAATCAAATAGCGTTTATAACCGAAAATAATGATCATGCTTTTGGTGATGTGGGATTAAAAAGTATTGAAAATATTCTCAGGAAAGCCCAGATGGTTTTTAATCAGTGGTCAGAGCTTCTTGATGAGGATAGAACAGGGGAAGCCTTTGTAGATATGATGGATTTGAATTATTTTAAGTTACTGGATACTATCACCATCGCCCGATCACGAAAACACATAGAAAAATACTATAATTTGGATGAAATTGGAAGATTCCCTATTCGCAGGCCTCCAATTAACCAATACTCGGATATTGATGTTTATGGAGTTTTCCCTCCCTTAAGTGAATTGAATCTTAATATTAAACGGCTTAATTTAGCTATTTATTCTCCTATACTTTATTTAATGCCTGATAAAAGAGAAGCTTACAGTGAGAAATATGATATGGCTGTTGGAGAGGGACACACTGTATTTAAACAAAGTGACCGTGAAAGGCAAGTTGTTAATTTAATGCGAATTAACATGTTAAAACGTATGGAAAGTTCTATCCATTCTTTTAAACTCACTATAAGTACTCTGCTGGAGAAAATTGATGATGTTTTATATAAAATAGATACTCATGATATAAACTATGATCCTCAAATTGACATCTCTCTTATAGATCCCGATGAAGAAGAATATGATGACATGATGTTTGGGAAAAAGAAGAAAGTTCTTTTTAAGGATATGGATATAATTAAATGGAAACAGGATTTATTAGCTGATAAAGATAAATTAGGACGTATTCTCCATGAAGCTGAACAAATTACACCGGATCGTGATTCAAAGCTCCAAGATCTAAAAGAAAAGATTGAATCAAAGATTAAAAATCCTATTAATCATAATAACAAAAAAATTTTAATATTCACTGCTTTTGCTGATACAGCCAACTATTTATATGAAAATTTACATGAATGGGCTTTTAAAAATCATCAAATTCATTCTGCACTGGTCACGGGTTCTGATGTTAATAAATGCACCTTAAAAGAAGTTAGATCTACCGATATAAATGATATTCTAACTAATTTTTCACCAATATCCAAAGAAAGATCTAAAATTAATGATACCATTAAAGAAGAAATTGATATTCTTATTGGAACAGACTGTATCTCTGAGGGTCAAAACCTGCAGGATTGTGACTATTTAATAAACTATGATATTCACTGGAATCCTGTACGTATTATCCAAAGATTTGGAAGGATAGATCGTATAGGATCAACTAATAATGAAATACAACTGGTTAATTTCTGGCCTAACCTGGAATTGGATGAATATATCAACCTAAAAGGACGGGTAGAGAGTAAAATGGTTATGGTGGATGTATCGGCCACCGGTGAGGAGAATATCATTGAAAATGGTGCCCGAAAGAAAATGAATGACCTGGAATATCGTAGAAAACAACTTAAACGTCTTCAAAACGAGGTTATTGATTTAGAGGATGTTTCTGGTGGAATTTCCATCACCGATTTGACCTTTAATGATTTCAAAATAGATCTCATGGAATACATGAAAGATAATCGGAAATTACTGGATGAAGCCCCCAGCGGTATTTATTCCATTGTTAGAATTGAAGGTGAACTTAGAAAAACGATTAAGCCTGGAGTCATCTTTGTTTTAAAACAAGTTAAGGGATATGAAGAAACTAAGGATCAAAATGCTTTATTCCCTCATTATATGGTGTATGTTGGTGAAGATGGATCTGCAGAGCTCAACTACAACCAGGTTAAGAAAATCATGGACTATTATAAAAAGCTATGTTCTGATAAAAAAGAGGTTTTCCCAGATTTAATTCAAGAGTTTAATAAAGAAACACAGGATGGCAGGGACATGGGTAAATATTCAGATCTCTTAGAATCGGCCATTGAAAATATATTGGGTAAAAAAGAAGAAGCAGGAGTGGCCAGCCTCTTTTCCAAGGGTGGAACAACTCCGGTTAAAAATAGTATATCTGGCCTGGAAGAATTTGAACTGGTTACCTTCTTGATTTTAAAGTGA
- the rhuM gene encoding RhuM family protein has product MSMYLDYAENQARRHKIMSMKDWIEKLDAFLKFNEYEILADSGKITAEVAKEIANKEFEEFRKLQDKEYTSDFDKEVKKCLN; this is encoded by the coding sequence GTGAGTATGTATTTAGATTATGCTGAAAATCAGGCCAGAAGACATAAAATAATGTCCATGAAAGACTGGATAGAAAAATTAGATGCTTTTTTGAAATTTAATGAATATGAAATATTAGCGGATTCTGGTAAAATTACTGCTGAAGTGGCCAAGGAAATAGCAAATAAAGAATTTGAAGAGTTCAGAAAATTACAGGATAAAGAATACACTTCAGATTTTGATAAAGAAGTTAAGAAGTGCTTGAATTGA